GCCTGTGGAACCGTCGAGAGCGGATCGACGCCGTGCTCACCCAGTTGGATGCGCAGCAGGGCACCCGGGTGCGCCTCCTGCTCTGGAACAACCGTCCCTCCGACGACGACTACTACCGCGAGCGCATCGCCGCCTACCGGCCGCACGGGGCCCTCGCCGAGGTCTCGCTGTTCAGCAGCCCGGTCAACGTCGGCGGTCTCGGCCGGTTCTTCGTCGCCCGTCAGCTGTGGACGGCCGGCGACCGCGGCGCCTTCGTGATGCTGGACGACGACCAGGACGTCAGCGACCACTTCCTCACCGACCTGCTCGACGCCTCCGGACCGCACATCATCGCCGGCATCTGGGCGTGGACGATGGAAGGCGAGTACTGGGCCCGCACGCCCGCGGAGCCCGGCGACCGCGTCAGCTACGTGGGCACGGGAGGTTGTGCCTGCGACCTGGAGATCGTCTCCGACCCTTCGTTCTTCACCGAGCTCCCCCGCTACTTCGCGTTCCTCGAGGACATCTGGATGTGCGGCTACGCCCGCAAGCGCGGCTGGGTGCTGCGCAAGGTCGACACCCCCGTCGAATTCGTGCTCGACGAGACCAACCAGCATCACACGCTGGCCGAGCGCAAGGCGGAGTTCTACCGCTACCTGCAGCTCGACGACAGCCGCTGACGACCGGCCGTCAGCGGCGGCCCGTCAGCGGTCGTCAGCGGCGGGCGGTCAGCAGGGCCTGAACGACGCGACGTCGGCCGACAGAGCCGTGGGACCGCCGATGAAGACGACCTTCGACGTCTTCATCTTCACCAGGTCGTTCCCGATCGATCGCGGCAGGCAGTACGACTGCGTGACGAACAGCGGCGCCTTTCCCGCCCCCGCCATGGCCGAGCCGGACAGCGCGTCCGGGAAGTCGACGCCCGAAGCGATGTAGGCGGTCGATGCGGTCGGGAACTTCTGCGAATTCACCAGGTGGCTGGTGTCGAAGCGGTCGGAGCCTCCGATCCGCGTCACCGCCGCGCCGGCCGCTTTCACCGAGGCGTCGAACGCGGGCGAGATGACGGCCGTGCCTCCGATGACGGTGGCCGTGGTGAGCTTGGCCGTGCCGAGGTAGGCGGCGGTCTGCGCATCCGCCGCGCCGTAGCCGGTCACGAGCACGACGGGCTGCCCGCTCGCGCTGGCCGCGGAGGCGGCGGAGAGCGCGTCCGGGAAGTTGCGCCCCGAGGCGAAGTACGCGCCCTTCACACCGGGGAAGGCGTACTGGGCCAGCAGCCGCGACGTCTCGAACCGGTCGGAGCCGGAGATGCGCTGGATGTTGCCCTGCACGGCCGCCAGCTTGGCGACGGCGGTGTTGGACACCGCGTTCGGTCCGCCGACGACGACGATCTTGGCCGGGGCCAGGCGCTTCACCTCGGCGAGGACGTTGGCGGTGACATCCGCGCCCGTGGCCAGCAGCAGCGGTCCCTTCTGGGCTGCGGCCGCCGGGCCTGCGGCGATGGCGTCGGCGAAGCTGAAGCCGGACGCGATGTAGACCACCGGAACCCGCGGGTTCGGGTACGCCGCCTTGGAGACGGCGACCGAGGTGTCGAAGCGGTCAGCGCCCTGGAGGCGGGTGGTCGCGGGCGCTCCGCTGAGCGCGGTGGAGTAGAACGCCGTCCGGCAGCCGAAGTCGCTGTTGCCCGACGGGTTGCCCGGGGCGGCGACGGCGACGATGCAGGCGGAGTACTGGCCGTCACCCGCGCGCGGTGTGCTCGCCGTGAAGCCATGGGCGGGTCCAGCGAACGGGTACGCGTTGCCCACGTCGGGCCGGTTGCCGTTGGCGACCACCGACGTCGTTGAGACACCCGCGGGCGTGTTCCAGGTGATCCGGATGGTGAGCGGCGTCTGCATCAGCGACTGGTCGATCGCCCAGCCTGCGATGGTGAACGTCGAGCCCCCGAGCGTTGCGGACTCGTAGTTGCCGATCGGGCGGACGCCGGAGGTGGTCGAGCCGAACCAGTCCGTGTAGAGGCGCCAGAAGTTGCGGTTGCCGTAGGCCGAGCATCCATCGCCCGTGCCGTACATGTTCGCGAGCGCCGCCGCATTCGGCTGATACGGCGTGTAGTAGTAGAGGGCGGCGGTCGCGGTGTTCCGGACGAGCACGTTGGATGCGCCGCACGCGGCGGTCGGGCTGTAGCGGATGGCGCTGACCTGGCCGACCGGGATCCAGGAGAAGTAGTTGGACGTGCCGGGCGGGTTCCCGTACCGCTTGAACTGCCACGCGGCCTTGTACACCTGGTTGTAGAACCCGAGCGTCTGGGGGTCGCAGGGCCCGGTGTCGGGGCAGGCGAAGCCGGTGGCCTTCTGGTACTGCCCGGTCGTCGGCCAGGTGTCGGTGACCAGGCTCTGCTCCTTCTCCAGCAGCACGAGCAGCACCTTCTGGCTGATCCCGCACGCCGCGCCGACCTTGGCGATGATCGTGGAGGAGGATTCGTTGGCTGCGCCGGCGTACGCGGCGCACATCGCATCGCCGGCCCGCGAGTACGTCGACTCGCGGTAGTCCTTGAGGCACGTGTAGCCCGCACGGCAGGTCGGAACCTGCGCGTTCAGCCAGCCCTGGATGCTCCCGGCGTCCATCGCGTTCCCGTTGTAGAAGTTCGAGTCGCTGATGATGTAGCCGGGCTGGAAGTCCGCGCCGTTCGCCGCCTGCGCCGGAGCGGGCACCGTCGCCAGCGAACCGACCAGCACGACGGCGAGGACCGAGAGCACGGCGGTGAGCAGGCGGAACCGGTGGCGAGAAGGCGTCACACGAGCGAGCTTAGCCCGCGCGCGCAAAGAATCAGCGTCGCGACGCAGATTTCGTGTGAGAACGTGCCGATCGCGACGGAATATTGAGCATTCCTCGCGTCGAGGTCAGTCCTGCTGGAGGAGGGCGCGCAGGTACGAGCCGTAGCCGCTCTTCACCAGCGGCGCCGCAAGGGTCTCCAGCTGGGCGTCGTCGATCCAGCCGGCACGCCAGGCGATCTCCTCGATGCAGCCGACCTTGAAGCCCTGCCGGTCCTCGATCACGCGCACGTACTCGGACGCCTGCATCATCGACTCGAAGGTGCCGGTGTCGAGCCACGCGGTGCCGCGGTCGAGCACCTGGACCTGCAGCCGTCCGGCCTCGAGGTAGCGCTCGTTGACCGTGGAGATCTCCAGCTCGCCGCGGGCGCTGGGCTCGATCGTCTTGGCGATCTCGACAACGCTGTTGTCGTAGAAGTAGAGACCCGGAACGGCGAACCGCGACTTGGGATTCGCCGGCTTCTCCTCGATGGAGATCGCCTTGAAGTCGTCGTCGAACTCCACGACGCCGTACGAGGTCGGGTTGCTCACCTGGTACGCGAAGATGAGAGCACCTTCGATGGAGCTGTGGTTGCGCAGCGACGAACCGAGACCGGTCCCGTGGAAGATGTTGTCCCCGAGCACGAGAGCCACCGACTCGTCGCCGATGAACTCCTCGCCGATGATGAACGCCTGCGCCAGGCCGTCGGGCGACTCCTGCACGGCGTACTCGAGCCGGATGCCGAGGTGCGAGCCGTCGCCCAGAAGCGCGCGGAACTGCTCGTTGTACTCCGGCGTCGTGATGATGAGGATCTCGTCGATGCCCGCCATCATCAGCGTGGACAGCGGGTAGTAGACCATCGGCTTGTCGTAGATCGGCATCAGCTGCTTCGAGATGCCCTTGGTGATCGGCCAGAGTCGCGTGCCGGAGCCTCCGGCGAGGATGATGCCGCGCATCGGTCAGTTGCCTCCGTTGTCGGTGGATGCGTCGAGCGACGCGTAGAACGCCCGGGCGTCCTCCCAGGTCGGGAGGAGGCCGCTCGCCGCAGCCTCGGCGAGCGAGGGGGCCTCGGTGTCCTTGGGCGAGAGCAGCGGTTCGCCGGCCGCATCCGGGAAGCGCAGCCCGATCTCGGCGTCGAGCGGGTTGATCCCGTGCTCGCGACCCGGGTTGTAGACGTCGGTGACCAGGTAGCTGACGGTCGCATCGTCGGTGAGCGCGACGAAGCAGTGACCCAGCCCCTCGGCGAGGTAGATCGCCCGGCGGTCGGTGTCGTCGAGGAGCACCGAGTCCCACTGGCCGAACGTCGGCGAGCCGACGCGGATGTCGATCACGTAGTCGAGCACCGCCCCGTGCGTCGCGGTCACGTACTTGGCCTGCCCCGGCGGGATGTCGGCGAAGTGGATGCCGCGCACCGAGCCCCGGCGGGACACGGACGTGTTCGCCTGACGGAGGTCGAGGCGGTGGCCGACGGCCTCCTCCAGCCGGTCGAAGCGGTACCACTCCAGGAACACGCCACGGTCGTCGGCATGCTGCTTCGGGGTGATCTCGTACGAGTCGGGGATGCTCAATTCGCGGATCTGCACCCCGAGAGTCTACTGGCAGACCGCCAGGGCCTTCACGGGCCCTCCCAGGGCGTTCACACCTCCCAGCAGAACGATCCCCTTGGAGCGGAGCGCGAGGTTGGCCGCGCCGGGGTAGACGCAGCCCACGGGCGACACCAGCAGCGGGCCGCCGGCCCGTCCCGCCCACGCCGCTCCGGCGAGCGCGTCGGGGAACGAGGTCCCGGAGGCGAAGAAGGAGGCGTTGGTCGCGGAGGGGAACGCGTCAGCGTTGACCGCGATGCTGGTCGCGAAACGGTCGGACCCGCTCAGCCTCTTCACCGAGAAGCCGGCATTCGTCAGGCTCTTCTGGAAGCCGTTGGAGATGATCGTGGTCCCGCCGACGAGCTTCACGGTGGTGACGTGGAGGTCCTTCAGTCCCTGCAGGGTGCCTGCATCGACGGATCCGAGCGCGCCGTTCACCAGGAGCACCGGCTGCGACTTCGCACCGGCCGCTCCGCCCGCGGACAGCGCGTCCGGGAAGCCCAGTCCCGAGGCGAGGTAGGCGGTCGTCGAGCTGCCGAAGGCGTTCTTGGCGATGAGCACGGAGGTGTTGAAGCGGTCATACCCGCCGATCCGCGTGATCGCGGGCTGGACGGTCGCGAGCCGCTGCAGCACGGCCTGGGTGATCACGGTG
This region of Leifsonia sp. fls2-241-R2A-40a genomic DNA includes:
- a CDS encoding cell wall-binding repeat-containing protein, which produces MTPSRHRFRLLTAVLSVLAVVLVGSLATVPAPAQAANGADFQPGYIISDSNFYNGNAMDAGSIQGWLNAQVPTCRAGYTCLKDYRESTYSRAGDAMCAAYAGAANESSSTIIAKVGAACGISQKVLLVLLEKEQSLVTDTWPTTGQYQKATGFACPDTGPCDPQTLGFYNQVYKAAWQFKRYGNPPGTSNYFSWIPVGQVSAIRYSPTAACGASNVLVRNTATAALYYYTPYQPNAAALANMYGTGDGCSAYGNRNFWRLYTDWFGSTTSGVRPIGNYESATLGGSTFTIAGWAIDQSLMQTPLTIRITWNTPAGVSTTSVVANGNRPDVGNAYPFAGPAHGFTASTPRAGDGQYSACIVAVAAPGNPSGNSDFGCRTAFYSTALSGAPATTRLQGADRFDTSVAVSKAAYPNPRVPVVYIASGFSFADAIAAGPAAAAQKGPLLLATGADVTANVLAEVKRLAPAKIVVVGGPNAVSNTAVAKLAAVQGNIQRISGSDRFETSRLLAQYAFPGVKGAYFASGRNFPDALSAASAASASGQPVVLVTGYGAADAQTAAYLGTAKLTTATVIGGTAVISPAFDASVKAAGAAVTRIGGSDRFDTSHLVNSQKFPTASTAYIASGVDFPDALSGSAMAGAGKAPLFVTQSYCLPRSIGNDLVKMKTSKVVFIGGPTALSADVASFRPC
- the rfbA gene encoding glucose-1-phosphate thymidylyltransferase RfbA; the encoded protein is MRGIILAGGSGTRLWPITKGISKQLMPIYDKPMVYYPLSTLMMAGIDEILIITTPEYNEQFRALLGDGSHLGIRLEYAVQESPDGLAQAFIIGEEFIGDESVALVLGDNIFHGTGLGSSLRNHSSIEGALIFAYQVSNPTSYGVVEFDDDFKAISIEEKPANPKSRFAVPGLYFYDNSVVEIAKTIEPSARGELEISTVNERYLEAGRLQVQVLDRGTAWLDTGTFESMMQASEYVRVIEDRQGFKVGCIEEIAWRAGWIDDAQLETLAAPLVKSGYGSYLRALLQQD
- the rfbC gene encoding dTDP-4-dehydrorhamnose 3,5-epimerase, whose amino-acid sequence is MQIRELSIPDSYEITPKQHADDRGVFLEWYRFDRLEEAVGHRLDLRQANTSVSRRGSVRGIHFADIPPGQAKYVTATHGAVLDYVIDIRVGSPTFGQWDSVLLDDTDRRAIYLAEGLGHCFVALTDDATVSYLVTDVYNPGREHGINPLDAEIGLRFPDAAGEPLLSPKDTEAPSLAEAAASGLLPTWEDARAFYASLDASTDNGGN